In the genome of Candidatus Cloacimonadota bacterium, the window AGATTTATTGAGCGAACACCACTTTATCGCCGGTCTTACTTACCACTCTTATGGCGAGCTGATTTTATATCCTTTTGGATATGCAGATGGTGTAGTAGCACCCGACGAAGCCGCATTGAGTGATCTGGCAGTAGCTATGGCAACATCGATTCCTGGAATGTATAGTGGAAATTATACTCCGCAACCAGGTTGGGCTTTGTACCCATGCACAGGAACTACAGATGATTATTCCTACGGTACATATGGAATTTTTGGTTACACAGTCGAACTGGCCACAGAGTTTATTCCCAATGCAAATCAGGTCGCAGGAATCTGTGAAGATAATCTGCAGGCTCCGCTTATCATGTTGGACAGGATAAATCATTCGTCTTTGCAAGGTCATGTAACCGATGCGGATACCGACGATCCCGTTCAGGCAGAAATATTTATCGACGGTATCGATGATACCGGAGAATTCCGCAATCCATATCTCAGCAATCAGGAGTTTGGCAGTTATTATCGATTGCTTACAGACGGAGATTATACAGTCCAGTTTATTGCTTATGGTTATGAGCCAAGTATTTACCAAAATGTTAACATAAATAGTACTAACAGTACGATCCTTGATGTAGCTTTAAATCCGGCTACAGCTGATATTACGGTTACTGGAGTTGTAACTGATGTTGATACAGGCTGGCCGATTGAGGGCGCTGTTGTAGAAATTCCAGGTTATAACATTCCTTCTGTAACGACTAATGTAGCAGGTGAATATGAAATTAACAATCTCTATGCTTATCCTTATGATTTCCTTGTTTATGCCGATGGTTATGCCAGTACGATGGAAAATGTATTTGTTTCCTCTACCAATAATGTAGCAGATTTCTCTCTTGCAATTTTGGATGATGGTACCTTTGAATCTGGAGAATTTGCATCCAGCTGGAATTTTGATGGCAATCAACCCTGGTTCATCGATTCTACAAATATGAATTCAGGTTCTTATTCAGCTTGTTCAGGTAATGTTTATGACGATCAAACATCCAAAATGTATTTTTCAATGTATGTTCCAAATGATGATGTGATATCATTTTATTACAAAGTTTCATCTGAAGAGGATTATGATTATCTGAGATTTTACATAGATGGTGAACTTCAGGATATGTGGAGTGGTAATGTAGATTGGCAGGAAGCTGTATTCAATGTGGAAACAGGAAATCATACTTTTCTCTGGGAATATTACAAAGACGGCGGCGTTTCTAACGGCTATGACTGTGCCTGGATAGATGACATTGTATTACCGATCTCAGCTTGGAGTTTAACTCCATCATCGCTTGCTTTTCTTACAATTGAAGATTGTATCGACGGTTTGCAATTCTCAGTAATAAATAACAGCGATTCGGAAATTGTTTTGGATGACATTACATCTTCCGGAACTGAATTTCCCTGGTTCATTGATAGCTTCAATATGACTTTCCCATACAACCTAAGTGTGGGAGAACAACTTGATTTTCTGGTTAAAGTAGCTTTACCCGTAGAAAATCTTTCAAGGGAGATCTTAACTGATCAATTGTATGTTCAATCGGATAATGGACAGAAACATATCGATTTGAGTTTTGATGACGAG includes:
- a CDS encoding carboxypeptidase regulatory-like domain-containing protein, producing MKYKIFILLITLTVISNIIFADSFVIRFDNPKKYLVTNFVLEGYDIASYKPGIYLDLVVDQQEYENLISQGYSMRITQTEQQLSSNLNAGTDLAGYRDYDEMLADLQLYEALNPDICKLYDIGDSRAKTYSDAGNANYDDYYHDIWALKVSDNVETEEDEPSIYYLAEHHAREPISLEVVMYFLDHILAQYGTDPTITDNINNSQIWIVPLVNPDGHKIVTSEIDLWWRKNICDNNENGMIDVNGYNPADGVDPNRNYSWNWGGASTNWSSETYQGTTSFSEPETQAIRDLLSEHHFIAGLTYHSYGELILYPFGYADGVVAPDEAALSDLAVAMATSIPGMYSGNYTPQPGWALYPCTGTTDDYSYGTYGIFGYTVELATEFIPNANQVAGICEDNLQAPLIMLDRINHSSLQGHVTDADTDDPVQAEIFIDGIDDTGEFRNPYLSNQEFGSYYRLLTDGDYTVQFIAYGYEPSIYQNVNINSTNSTILDVALNPATADITVTGVVTDVDTGWPIEGAVVEIPGYNIPSVTTNVAGEYEINNLYAYPYDFLVYADGYASTMENVFVSSTNNVADFSLAILDDGTFESGEFASSWNFDGNQPWFIDSTNMNSGSYSACSGNVYDDQTSKMYFSMYVPNDDVISFYYKVSSEEDYDYLRFYIDGELQDMWSGNVDWQEAVFNVETGNHTFLWEYYKDGGVSNGYDCAWIDDIVLPISAWSLTPSSLAFLTIEDCIDGLQFSVINNSDSEIVLDDITSSGTEFPWFIDSFNMTFPYNLSVGEQLDFLVKVALPVENLSREILTDQLYVQSDNGQKHIDLSFDDELVGNDDLPNSISTEFMGNYPNPFNPTTTFKFSISTSAKTSLNIYNMKGQLVKKLINKELPAGIHTIKWNGKDMNSRNVSSGIYFSTLDIDDEGLDYTSTKKIILLK